The window GCCTCGATCAAGCTGCGGTTAAAACCGGTGCGAACCGCGGAACCATCGTCGGTGACGCGGTCAACCTCGCGCGTCGCCTTGCGTTAACTCCAGCGAACGATATGACCCCGACCCACCTTGCGGATGAAGCCGCCAAAGTTGCGAAGGAAGTCGGCGTAGAGATCGACGTGCTCGACGAAGCGCGCGCTCGCGCCGAGAAAATGGGCTCGTTCCTCTCGGTCGCACAGGGCAGCGCACAACCTCCGAAGTTCATCGTTATGACGTACAAGGGCGACCCGTCGAGCAAAGAGCTGCTCGCGCTGGTCGGCAAGGGCATCACGTTCGATACGGGCGGCATCTCGCTCAAACCACCGGATCGCATGGAAGAGATGAAATACGATATGTCCGGCGGCGCGGGAACCATCGCGGCGATGTACGCGATCGGCAAGCTCAAGCCGAAGCTCAACGTCGTGGCGATCGTTCCCGCAACGGAAAATATGCCGGGCGGCAAAGCGACCAAACCCGGCGACATCGTCACCGCGATGAACGGCAAGACGATCGAAGTCATCAACACCGACGCTGAAGGACGCTTGGTCCTGTGCGATGCGCTCTGTTACGCGCAAAAACTCGGCGCAACCAAGATCGTCGATACCGCAACGCTAACCGGAGCCTGCGTCATCGCGCTCGGCCACGCTGCGAGCGCGGTCGTCGGCAACAACGACGCGTTCATCGACCAGTTCGTCGCGCTCTCCAAGCCGACCGGCGAACGCTATTGGCCGATGCCGCTCTACGACGACTACACCTCCGCGATGAAGAGCGACATCGCCGATCTGAAAAACACCGGTGGCCGCCCGGCGGGCACGCTCACCGCAGGCGCATTCCTCAAGGCGTTCGTTGACGAAAAGACGCCCTGGCTGCATCTCGATATCGCAGGCACCGCCTATCTCGACAACGAGTCGGCATGGCAAGCCAAGGGGCCGACCGGCACGCCGGTGCGCGCCTTCGTTTCGCTCGTCGAAACGCTCGCTGGTTCACCTATCGTCCACGCCAACGGCGCCACGAAGGCCGGCGTCTAGAGGCTCCTTACTCGCATAAACGCAAACGACGGCCTCGGATCGTCGCATCCGAGGCCGTCGTTGTTTTACACGTTGCGCGGCGCAACTACAGCGCGAGCGTAATGCTCCCGACGCCGCCCCAACCGCTCGTGCACGTTGACTGTTGCTGGAGTTGCGAGGGGGACGGTTGATACGTCCAGGTCCAACAGTACGTTGCACCCGGCGTCAAGCTGCTAAACGTCGTTTGACCGCTCGCGTTTGTCGTTTGCGTCGCGATCACGCCGGTCGGCGTGATGTTCGGTGAATTCCCGGAAACGCCGGTCGAGAGCACGACCGATTGGTTCGCGACCGGTGCGCCGCTCTTGGTCGTAATGATGAGTACCGATGTCACCGATGGCGGCGTCGAACTTCCACCACCGACTCCACCGCCGCATGCGGAAAGGGCGAGCGTGACGCAGAGGATCGCGAATAGCTGCTTCATTGACGAAGCCTTCGCAATGCCTCGCGCCCCATCCTCGCCCGGCGCGGTAGCGGCGCTAGCGCAATTCGCGTTTCGCGCGGTCCACTTCAGCCTGCGTACGGTGCTGGATCTCGCTGGCCGCGGAGACCAGTCGCTCCATGGGGGTCATGCTATTCCCAGCCACTTCGCGACGCGTCTTTTCGGCGTTGGCTGCGGAGCGATGCATCGCCTCATCGGCACCGTCGCGGACATCGGCTACGGTCTTCTTGGCTTGGTCGATCGCTGAATCAAGTGCGTTCTTCATACCAAGACCCTATACCCGATTGGGGACGCTCGAAACGGACGAGGGCGGCCTTGCGCAGAAGGCGGTAAGGCCATGTCACAGCAGAATGCCGCCAAAGGCGAAGACCGCCCATACGAGCCCGCCAAGGGCCCCGCTCTCCGCCGGATTACGGCGGGCGCGATCCTGCGGCGCAAGGGCAAAGCGCCATTTCCGATGATCACCGCCTACGATGCGCCGTTCGCGCGCTTCGCCGAGGAGGCCGGTATCGATTTCATCTTGGTCGGCGATTCGCTCGGGAACGTCGTCCTTGGGTACGACGAAACCACGCCGGTAACGCTCGAGCAGATGTTGCATCATACTGCGGCAGCCGTTCGCGGAACGTCGCGAGCGCACATCGTCGGCGATATGCCCTTCGGTTCGTATCAGGTTAGCGACGAGGATGCGCTGCGCAGCGCCATTCGTCTGGTGAAAGAGGGCGGCGCGTGCTCCGTTAAACTCGAGGGCGGGAAGCATGAGTCGCAGCGC of the Candidatus Dormiibacterota bacterium genome contains:
- a CDS encoding leucyl aminopeptidase, which produces MQIRTAQDAPGTVRTGALVVPVFSDGELTGPAKAIDTALGGAIADVLASGEIKGKLCELALIHAKGQPFQRVLVVGLGESAKFEPYMLARYAGAAVRYLGRRNVEQIAVALPPQAAANAVACASFAAEGAISGSFETTSYQEKPDKRMAVTSTTLLSHGLDQAAVKTGANRGTIVGDAVNLARRLALTPANDMTPTHLADEAAKVAKEVGVEIDVLDEARARAEKMGSFLSVAQGSAQPPKFIVMTYKGDPSSKELLALVGKGITFDTGGISLKPPDRMEEMKYDMSGGAGTIAAMYAIGKLKPKLNVVAIVPATENMPGGKATKPGDIVTAMNGKTIEVINTDAEGRLVLCDALCYAQKLGATKIVDTATLTGACVIALGHAASAVVGNNDAFIDQFVALSKPTGERYWPMPLYDDYTSAMKSDIADLKNTGGRPAGTLTAGAFLKAFVDEKTPWLHLDIAGTAYLDNESAWQAKGPTGTPVRAFVSLVETLAGSPIVHANGATKAGV
- the panB gene encoding 3-methyl-2-oxobutanoate hydroxymethyltransferase; translated protein: MSQQNAAKGEDRPYEPAKGPALRRITAGAILRRKGKAPFPMITAYDAPFARFAEEAGIDFILVGDSLGNVVLGYDETTPVTLEQMLHHTAAAVRGTSRAHIVGDMPFGSYQVSDEDALRSAIRLVKEGGACSVKLEGGKHESQRIRAITAAGIPVIGHIGVTPQTAGLGPGYKVRTNRERLLEDALAVQDAGAYAIVLEVVDPEIAREITETLRIITIGIGAGPHCDSQVLVLHDALGMYPKSPSFAKRFGELGQAAVAALQSYAEDVRSAAFPPEP